One part of the Cystobacter ferrugineus genome encodes these proteins:
- a CDS encoding NAD(P)/FAD-dependent oxidoreductase: protein MANKTDASQPDMPYDVVIVGGGPAGLSAALALGRARKRVLLCDAGTRRNAAAEHIHNFVTRDGTPPSEFREIGRQQLTAYSSVEVRDVRIESITGTRGAFQVNLTTDTVEARRILLCTGMIDERLGLDGFRELWGHSIFQCPYCHGWEVRDQKWAYLARGVESLHFPLQLRGWTREVVVFTGGTFDVPEPTRARFDTMGIRLETRPVARLVARENRLEGIELSDGTTIPCEVLFAHPPQRQVDLVRTLGVGLDEEGYVRVDPMTRETSVPGIYAGGDLQTRMQGAVFAAAAGVHAAAMLNHELTVELAIAEEAGGRE, encoded by the coding sequence ATGGCGAACAAGACCGATGCAAGTCAACCCGATATGCCTTACGACGTCGTCATCGTGGGAGGCGGCCCCGCCGGACTCTCCGCCGCTCTCGCCCTCGGCCGCGCGCGCAAGCGCGTCCTGCTCTGCGACGCGGGGACGCGCAGAAACGCGGCCGCCGAGCACATCCACAACTTCGTCACGCGCGACGGAACGCCACCGAGCGAGTTTCGAGAGATCGGCCGTCAGCAGCTCACGGCGTACTCGAGCGTCGAGGTGCGCGACGTTCGGATCGAATCCATCACGGGAACGCGAGGCGCGTTTCAGGTCAATCTGACGACGGATACGGTCGAGGCGCGTCGGATCCTCCTCTGCACCGGGATGATCGACGAGAGGCTCGGGCTCGACGGGTTTCGCGAGCTGTGGGGTCACTCCATCTTCCAATGCCCCTACTGTCACGGATGGGAGGTTCGGGACCAGAAGTGGGCCTACCTCGCTCGAGGGGTGGAATCCCTCCACTTTCCGCTTCAGCTTCGTGGATGGACGCGCGAGGTCGTCGTCTTCACGGGCGGGACGTTCGACGTTCCGGAACCCACGCGCGCCCGCTTCGACACGATGGGCATTCGACTCGAGACGCGGCCTGTCGCGCGGCTGGTCGCGCGCGAGAACCGACTGGAGGGCATCGAACTCTCGGACGGCACGACCATCCCGTGCGAGGTGCTGTTCGCCCATCCGCCGCAACGTCAGGTCGACCTCGTGCGGACACTGGGCGTGGGCCTCGACGAGGAAGGCTATGTGCGGGTCGACCCGATGACCCGCGAGACGTCCGTGCCCGGCATCTACGCTGGCGGTGATCTGCAGACGCGAATGCAGGGAGCGGTCTTCGCGGCGGCCGCCGGCGTGCATGCGGCGGCCATGCTCAACCACGAGCTGACGGTCGAGCTGGCTATCGCGGAAGAGGCCGGAGGACGCGAATAG